TTCGTGCTTTGATGTTCGGAAAGTGGTCTTAAGAACGCGAATCATCTTTTTTCACCTCTTTTCTCGCATCGTGTGTTTAGATTACTTTCATTTTAACACAAAATATTAACAATGAGAACATGTGTTCTCGAATAGTAACCAGCATTTTCCCCCGACAGCTATGCCTGTGGCGGCGGAAAGGAAGTTTTGCACTGTCAAAGCAGCCATTTGGGTTAAGTAGCTCATTGTTGATTCGCCGCCGTACGATTGCCAGTTGGTGTTGGTCACAAAGCTGACAGCCGTGTTCAAAGCCCGATCCGGCTTTACTGCTCCGAAATGCTGGGGGTTAAAGGGCAGGTATCCTTGCAAGAGCTGCAACAAGAAAACAAATACTATTCCCAGCAGGTTGAAAATTAGCAGCGTGAAGGCATACTCGCGCCATCCCATTTCTTTTTGCGCGTCGATCCCCGCCAGCCGGTAAGCAAGCTTTTCCATAGGAAGCAAAGCCCGGTCCAGCAGAGTGCGCTCACCGGTAAAAACCTTGAACATATAGCGTCCCATGGGAACGGCAAGCACTACAAGCAAAACAAGATATAATAGAAGTTGAACGAGATCTGAAGCTGTCATTACAAATCCTCCGCCCTAATCAAAGAATAACAAAGGTAAAACAGCAACCCTGCCGTAACCAGCCCCCCCAGAATCATATCCGCCACCGTGAAGACCTCCAATTTGTTGTTTTCGCACTAAAGTTTATTTTCTCCAAGGTAGTCGTTTTCAATCTCAATATCCAAGTCAGGTTCGCTGATAGGGAGTGTCATTTGCACCAAGCGGTGAAGATTGTTTTGAGCGGAATAATAAGCGGGTTCCTTTGTTAAAGCCACACGGTACATACGCCTCGCCGCATCAAAATTACCCTGCTTTTCATGCATCACTCCCAATAAATTAAAAGCCCGCGGACTTTCAGGCTCTGCTCCAATAATTTTCTTTAGTAACTTGTGAGCGGCATCCAAATTTTTTTCACTGATTAGAATCCCTACCTGCTCCAACTGATTCCTTAATGTAGCTGAATCCATATCTTTCAGCTCCTTTATTTTGAAATTTTTGACTGTGAAACAATCCCAATAGATTAGTCGGATTAGGTAATCTACCCGGTTGCAGACAAAAAGTCAGGTACAACAGAACTCTGACTCGTTACAATAAAATCAATTATGACTCCCCGATTGCTCCATTCTAGCAACACTCAAGTAAATTTAGTATAAATAAAAGGCGAAATCATATAAAAAAAAACGTTCCTCATGTGATAACTAGAACAGGTTTTATCAGTATAATTTGGATTCATCTTGTAAGTTACTAGGAAATCTTTGAACCACAGCCAGATAGCCAACTGGCTTATTATTTTGGTGATATTAGCCTAACGGGTGATGTGTAGATGAAAGAAAAGCGCGCCGATCCAGAGGCCTTACAGGACAACTTGACTAGTGACGAGCATGGTAAACTGACTGTGTTTCTTGGCACGGCGGCCGGAGTGGGCAAGACTTACGAAATGTTGGAAACCACCCAGAAGCGGCTGGCCGAAGGTGTGGCTGTGGAGCGGATTATGGTCTGCATCAGTTCGAGCCCCTTTTCAGCCCAGCTGATCCGCAGCGCCAGACGCATGGCTGAAGGTTTGAAGGCTGAATGGCTGGCTGTCAACGTGGAAACGCCCCGCCGGCTTCCCATAAGTGAGGCAGAAAAAGACCGTCTGGCAAGAAACAAGCACCTTGCTGAGGAACTTGGAGCTGAAACCATCAGCTTAACCGGTAATGATGTTGCGGAAGAACTCCTGGAACTGGCCAGGAAGCGAAATGTGTCACAGATTGTTGTCGGAAAACCATTACATGGCAAAATGTTCGATTTGGCGATGGGGTCAATAGTAGACAGGATCATTCGCCACAGCCAAGGTATCGGTATTTACGTTCTATCGGGAAAAGCGAATAAAGAACAGGAAAAGATTATAGCAAGGCCCAAACGGCGGCCTTTCCCTGCATATTCCTACGCAGGGTCATTATTGTTCATGCTTCTAGTCACGGTGCTGGTAGACTTGGTGCCCCCGTATCTTACACTCGTTAATATTGCCATGATTTACCTCTTGCCCGTGCTCTTTAGCGCTGTCTGGTGGGGCACGGGGCCGGCAGTGATCGCGGCAGCTGCAAGCGCTCTAATTTTTGACTATTATTTCGCGCCTCCCACTTACAGCTTTACTGGCAATTTGCTGATTAGTCTTTCAATATTCCTGTTGGTAGCGCTGCTTACCGGAACTCTCTCCGCCCGGCTGCGTCATCAGATAACCAACGCCAGGCAGCGGGAAACCAGGACGGCGGCGCTGTATGCCTTAAGCCGTGAAATTGCCGCGGTGGCTGATCTGCGACAGGTTTTAGAAAGTGTAGCCCGCAAGGTAGCCGAGTCTGTGGAAGGTCAGGTAGTTGTGCTGCTGCCTAATAAAGAAGGAAAACTTGAACAGCAAGCCTGCTCGGGTAACCAGGACGGAAGTTTTTTTAATGACAGTGAGCGGGTGGCGGCAACCTGGGCTTATGAACACGGTGAAGTGGCAGGCAGAGGCACGAGCAATCTAAGCGCTGTAAACGGTTTGTACCTGCCTTTGCAAACCGCGCAGGGCACGAAAGGTACTCTGGGGATAATAACAAATAGATTTGAGAAGTATCTGCAGCCGGAACAGCGGCGTCTACTGGAAGCTTTTGCCGGCCTGGCGGCTGTGGCAGTCGCCAGGGCTCAATTGGCTGAACAAGCTAGAGAGGCACATTTGCTGGCTGAATCGGAACACCTGCGAGTCGCCCTGTTTGATTCCCTGTCCCATGATTTGCGTACTCCCCTGGCTTCAATTATCGGCGCGGTAACAGGTCTGTTGGAACATGAAAATGTATATA
This sequence is a window from Pelotomaculum isophthalicicum JI. Protein-coding genes within it:
- a CDS encoding potassium-transporting ATPase subunit KdpA, which encodes MTASDLVQLLLYLVLLVVLAVPMGRYMFKVFTGERTLLDRALLPMEKLAYRLAGIDAQKEMGWREYAFTLLIFNLLGIVFVFLLQLLQGYLPFNPQHFGAVKPDRALNTAVSFVTNTNWQSYGGESTMSYLTQMAALTVQNFLSAATGIAVGGKCWLLFENTCSHC
- the kdpF gene encoding K(+)-transporting ATPase subunit F, whose product is MILGGLVTAGLLFYLCYSLIRAEDL
- a CDS encoding tetratricopeptide repeat protein; translated protein: MDSATLRNQLEQVGILISEKNLDAAHKLLKKIIGAEPESPRAFNLLGVMHEKQGNFDAARRMYRVALTKEPAYYSAQNNLHRLVQMTLPISEPDLDIEIENDYLGENKL
- a CDS encoding ATP-binding protein, with protein sequence MKEKRADPEALQDNLTSDEHGKLTVFLGTAAGVGKTYEMLETTQKRLAEGVAVERIMVCISSSPFSAQLIRSARRMAEGLKAEWLAVNVETPRRLPISEAEKDRLARNKHLAEELGAETISLTGNDVAEELLELARKRNVSQIVVGKPLHGKMFDLAMGSIVDRIIRHSQGIGIYVLSGKANKEQEKIIARPKRRPFPAYSYAGSLLFMLLVTVLVDLVPPYLTLVNIAMIYLLPVLFSAVWWGTGPAVIAAAASALIFDYYFAPPTYSFTGNLLISLSIFLLVALLTGTLSARLRHQITNARQRETRTAALYALSREIAAVADLRQVLESVARKVAESVEGQVVVLLPNKEGKLEQQACSGNQDGSFFNDSERVAATWAYEHGEVAGRGTSNLSAVNGLYLPLQTAQGTKGTLGIITNRFEKYLQPEQRRLLEAFAGLAAVAVARAQLAEQAREAHLLAESEHLRVALFDSLSHDLRTPLASIIGAVTGLLEHENVYSPAARYDLLQTIQQGATRMNRFVGNLLNMARLESSMLKLNKEWCDIQDVIGVSVSRIGEPLNNRPLKIEIQPDLPLVKADFVLLEQVMVNLLDNALKYSDAGSEISISARAANDNIVISVANRGPNIPPGDLERIFDKFYRLHSPRQVSGTGLGLAISKGFIEAHGGSIKASNNPAGGVVIMISLPLEVEGQVMQEKGDKNG